Part of the Solanum pennellii chromosome 10, SPENNV200 genome is shown below.
caaaaatattttaaggtaATAATAAAGctgtaaaaaaattaagtaatccctaaaataattttacagaaaaataaaaagtgaaagGAGAATCTTTCTGTTCctcttctttcattttctcTGATATTCTTGTTTGTTGAATGTTGGTCCTTTCCTTTTctctcatataaaaaaaaataaaaaataataattatactttcaaaattatatttattagtatCTTTTTTAATCATCCGTTCCAGAAAATAAAACCCACCGACTAATCTCgaaaattttataaagagatcaagatctcgaatactccacaaattgatggaATATTCACatagaggtcaaatctaaattatcctagttcgagaaatacgccactaacggccctcAAATTATGTCAATCTTAGGAGAGTAAAATCAATGTCAATCTTTTAAGAGAATAGAGTCAATATCAATCTTACGAGAGTAGAATCAAGAGATTAATAGAATTGTATCCGCtatcttaatcaataaaattacgtttcttcaaaaaaaaaaaaaaaaaaaccactgGCTATATATCAAAgacaactattattttttttgaaataatattaataatccaatatataaatttttactggtaaaatgatcaaaaaattaaaaacaagttGCTTAGCAATAATTATCGTTCATGTTCTAACTAACATGTATGAATATATGAAAGGTTTAAGGTTAATTTTTCGTTTTATAATCTTGAACAATCGTTACTTTTAAGCTAATTTTTTCAATTGTGATAAATTCagagtttaattttttaatatcgcATTAAAATTAGATAAATCAAATTCCCATTTTATCTGATATTAATTCATACATAAAATTTAGTCAAGCTCAAAGTTCATTTCCAACATTGATAGAAGTTAACAATATTATGACATCAACAAAGAATTATCACACTTCttgattgaatatttatttatttgcatTCATTATCATTTTCCCTTTCTCTTGGGTTTTTATATTAAGAGAAAGGAAAATTTACCTATTTATccaacaaatattaaaatgtttttatgtgttcatAGGGAGGCCTCTCTCTCATCATGAAAAGACTTACTAAAAAGAAGAAGCTTTTTCCAAAGGACCTCAGCTTTTACTTCTTTGTCTGCCATTTAATTTCCTTAAATATATCATTTCTCATCTTTCATCTCCCACACAAAAcacctcttctttttttcacttCTCAACACTCTCCCTTTTTATAAACACAAGTAGCAAGTAGCTCTTTTTCTAGCTATATCTTTCTTTAAGCTAAGAGGGCTTCTCCCATTTCTTAGTTTTAATGGTATAGAGGTgttaaaaaaaggagaaaaagtgAAGTGGGGTTTTGTTCTTGAAGGAAAGTTTGGATCTTTTTGTGTTCTTGAAATACCCCATGTGAGTTTTGTGATCAAAAATCCATTTTTCTGATCTATACTTTGTATTGTGAAGGGAAAGTTTGAATCTTTTTGTGTTCTTGCATAACCCCATATGAGTTTTGTGATCAAATATCCATTTCTTGATCTGTACTTTGTTTTGTGAAGTGAAAAGTTTGAatctttgtaagaaaaaaaaatgatatcacTTTCAGACCTTTACCATGTTCTTACTGCTGTAGTTCCACTGTATGTAGCAATGATCTTAGCTTATGGTTCAGTAAAATGGTGGAAAATTTTCAGCCCTGACCAATGTTCTGGAATCAATAGATTTGTTGCTCTTTTTGCTGTTCCATTgctatcttttcatttcattgcTTCCAACAATCCATATGCAATGAACTACAGGTTCATAGCTGCTGACACCCTTCAGAAAATCATAGTTCTTTTTGTTCTAGCTATTTGGTCAAGAGTTAGCTCAAGGGGGTCCCTTGAATGGTCCATTACTTTGTTTTCATTATCCACTTTACCAAACACTTTAGTTATGGGGATTCCTTTGTTAAAGGGTATGTATGGTGATGCCTCAGGAAGCTTAATGGTCCAAATTGTTGTGCTTCAATGTATCATTTGGTACACTTTGATGCTTTTCTTGTTTGAGTATAGAGGGGCAAGAATGCTTATTGCGGAACAGTTTCCTGACACTGGAGGTTCCATTATTTCCTTTAAAGTGGATTCTGATATTATTTCATTAGATGGTAAAGAGCCATTGGAAACTCAAGCTGAAGTTGGTGATGATGGAAAACTTCATGTGACTGTTAGAAAATCCACTAGTTCAAGGTCTGAAATCTTTTCAAGAAGATCCCATGGTCCTAATTCTGGTCTTTCATTAACTCCTAGACCATCAAACTTAACTAATGCTGAGATTTATTCATTGCAATCTTCAAGAAATCCAACTCCTAGAGGCTCAAGCTTTAACCATACTGATTTTTACTCAATGGTGAATGGAAAAAATGCAAATATGAGTCCAAGGAATTCAAATTTTGGGAACTATGGTCATGATGAGGAGAGTGGTGTTGCTGGATTTGGGAGAGGAAATGGGGTTTATGGACAGGGAAATGCAGGGTACCCTGCTCCTACTAATGCTGGAATCTTTTCTCCAGCCACTGGACCAGTGACAAAGAAGAAAGCTAATGGTGGTACAGAAGGTGGAAAAGATCTTCACATGTTTGTTTGGAGTTCAAGTGCTTCACCAGTATCTGAAGGAGGGATTCATGTCTTTAGGGGAGGAGGTGACTATGGTAATGAGCTTGGTGTTGGAGCCCACCCAAAAGGTATAACTACATTCTTGGACTATGAAAAATATACCATGTACCATGTTGTACTAGTTGTTTTTccatattttaattgattttggtTGTCTTATTATGGATTAATACTCAGTTTTGTGTTTCTTGTTCTTGTTACTTGTTTGTTGCAATGCAGTGTAATCCTACTTAATTGGGGTGTACATTGACCCCAACCTCAGACGTAAAGAGGGTGTTTCCGATTGACCCTTGGCTCAACTAGATAGATTTTTAGATTTGTGTTTGATTAATCTGTGGAGGGTTGAAGGGTTGGAGTAATTTGGCCTTATTGAGCTTTTCGTTCAATAGTTTCTTGTTTTAGGCATAAGTTTGGAGCCTTGCATATCCAGTCCCTGAAATTATGGccatatttttttgtctttttcttgagACAAACATGCTTGCATTACTTTTGTCTTCTCATGTTGCACAGGAAATTGATTGAGTATCTATTGTAACACCTTATTTCCTTCATCATGTCTGGTAATTTTTAGTACACCATGCATAAATCCAAATTAGCTAGGCCGACTGTATGGATAGTTTGTATTCATGCGtgtttcattttaatattaaaaagcTTACCTAGATATTCCCTTATTATTGAATGTTTTTCCTCACATTAGATTATGATGAATTTGGCCGAGAAGAGTTCACATTTGGAAACAAACAGAACCTGAATGGAAATGACCGGGAAGGGCCAGTTGTGCGCTCGAGCTCCACAACCGAGCTCCGTCCTAAGATTGCTCAAGAAGAGACCAAGGCAACTGCCATGCCACCAGCTAGTGTCATGACCAGGCTCATTTTGATTATGGTGTGGCGAAAACTAATCAGGAACCCAAATACTTACTCCAGTCTCATTGGCCTAACTTGGTCCTTGGTCTCTTTCAAGTATGTTTACCCAAAATTTACTTTAGTTTATATGCGTGGTCTACAATTAGACTTGTGACTAATGCCAAATCTTTTAGGTGGAATGTTCAAATGCCAGCGATTATAGCCAAATCAATATCGATTCTTTCTGATGCTGGTCTCGGAATGGCAATGTTTAGTCTTGGTATGTCTGATATAACAATTAGATAATCTTGACACGAAATCCCCTTACTGCTTATGGGAAAATCATAGTGTTTTCAACTGATTTTCATCATGGAACAACAGGTTTGTTCATGGCATTGTCGCCTAGAATAATTGCATGTGGGAAAACAATTGCTATCTTCTCAATGGGTGTGAGATTCCTTACTGGTCCTGCAGTTATGGCTGCTGCCTCCATTGCAGTCGGACTTCGAGGTGTCCTTTTGCATATTGCTATCGTTCAGGTAAAGGATTACTTCATAACGATACATAAACATGCTTTTTTTGCCACTCATATAACTGAAAAAGTTGCTTTAAACTCATTTTTCAGGCAGCTCTACCTCAGGGAATTGTTCCATTCGTCTTTGCCAAGGAATACGGCGTCCATCCTGATATATTGAGCACAGGGTGAGGCCTCAAAACAGACAACATgtttttatgatgaaatgtaaaaaaaaaaaacctataaaATACTAAAAGTTTTGAGGTTCTTGTGGAATGTAACTCGAGAATCTTACCTATCACCTATAAAATGTTGTATGTTATTTTGCACTTCTAATATATACTAAATCATggtttttaataattattgcAGGGTCATATTTGGTATGTTAGTTGCTCTTCCTATAACTTTGGTCTACTACATTTTGCTGGGGCTTTGAAGCTGATGATGAAGAACCAGAACCAAGTGTAAAGGAAAAAAACTAAAGACCCTTTTGGCATATGGTCTTTTTTGCTACTAACAGAATATGAAATTCTCAGACTAAAAAAAGAGACAAAAATGAAACCAAAGTGGAATTGTGAATGGTCAATTGTTGGGAACAACCAATAGAGGAGTTTTAGTGGAAAATTCTTTTGTTGTCTCTTTGTCCTCTCTTTACCTTTTTGAACTTTTGTGCTATCCTAGGCCTACATGTCTTTTGCTTCTTTTCAATGAAGAAagtaatgtttatttttttctatatatatgtaGATGTCTATTGTCTTTTAGGAGTACCTTTTCTTTTAAAGCTTTCAAAAAGCTACTACTACTTAGTACTTACTAACCTTAATTAAACACAATTTAAGTGTGAAAATGGGctacttttttctttctcatggTTAATGTGTtcttataaaattgaaaagaaaaaaatattatgcacactttgtaagtgtttggTGTGCTCATTTGGTTGCTTTATATGTTAGTTTGGTGTGAAAAAGAACCAAGTAGATGTAAAAGCAAATCTCTAGTATTTTATTCATTCAGTAGAAGATTTTTAGAGTTAGTTGGATCAATGAAATAATAGTAATCAATACAACAAGGTTAAAGAATGTTCTATAAGACTTGAACCAAGTCTTAGGTAAAAAAGCAACTCTATAGAACGACGAAAAATGGAGATCTCCTTGATAAAGAGCGTTTTATCCTTTTAGTAGATGAATCGAGTTAATTTGATAGAATGAAATAATAACGATCAAGATAGAGCCTTTTGATATTTTATCCTTTGAGTAGATTAGTCGAGTTAGTTGGATGAATGAAATAATAGGGCAAATGAACAATATAGAACCTTTTGATGATTTACCCTTTTGAGTACACTAATCGAGTTAGTTAAATCAATAAATTTCGAACAATGAAATAACAGGGCAAATGAGCAAAGATAGAACCTTTTGATAAAGTAGACTAGTTGAGTTAGTCAGATCAATAAATTTCGAATAATGaaatcttttatagaaaaacttTGCATggttataatattttcaaaactatttATCTCCACTTTGAATACTGTTCCAGTACTAGTGAATCTAGAGTCAAAAGATTTTCtcagcaaaaaaaataaattttggaggCTCTTTGTTTTGAATTTACTAGTACTATTATTTGTACATAACTTGAAGAAACAGAAAGAAATCTCATGTGCATTTAATTCTCTTTTGGTTGTTTATATCTGCCCtcttatttttttccataaGTTTGCAGAGCAAGTGAACAACTTCTATTACTTTTTGACagtacaaataattatttttgtagcACTAATTGCTTGTAATAAAGTTTAACAACTCTGCCCCCTACAACTTGCAATTAGGGTTTAACAGTAATTCTTAGTAGTAACAACATTTTACATTATTTGTGATATTGTTCGTTTTGAATTCAAATTCATGTCACTAAGGACTAAGGAGTAAAAAATAaggggaaaagggtctgatatacccctcaactttgtcatttagggcccgtttggatgagcttaataaaagcagctttaaaaaagtacttttgaaagtgctgaaacttatttttaaaataagcagttatgtgtttggataaaagtgctgaagttgctatgccaaacgtgaaaagggaaaaatggaagaaagagatgttaggattatgttgtaatttggagattgtataaaaatattaagggcaaaaagataaaaatgtggtcaacttaaaacagcttataagctaaaaaaaaaaaagcacccctaccccagcttttaacttttggcttaaaataagtttttttaacttaaaataagttgttttgagtattgccaaacagctaaataagtcaaaaatcagcttttaagtcagtttgaccagcttttaagctgagccaaacaggctcttagaattgatataccccttgttatgaaagtgactcatatatacccctacttgtaaacaaatgactcacacATACCCTTTTTTcttctaacggaaatgaaaaaaataataattttaatctaaatttttaattttttttttctaaaaaatataattccatatccctcgtcaaacatatttttttgacttttttttgtttcaatgaataatttataattattattttgataatcaaatttatttatgtttcactaatattcttgtaaaacttattatggatgaccaaattttttcttcgaatacgaaattaaattacaatacacacaaaaaaaatagtttaattttttattctttaaactaagaaatgaaagaaaaaaacaaaataagaataagaaattcaaataattataataaaagaagtcaaaaaataatttatgtatgaaaaaaattaaaatataccttaaactttgatagaagaatcatatatacccctaaataatttttttaaaaaaattagaagtaataaatataaatttaaaactaattttttaacttccattaaatgaagggtatatgtgagccattttgtaacggcaggggtatatgtgagccgtttgtataacggtaagggcatatatgtgccaaacttttataacgaggggtatatcagccccaaatgacaaagttgagaggtatatcagacccttttcccaaaaataaGACCACTTGGATTAAAATAACATTTACAAAAATGTTATAATATGAGGTAGAATCGAACATGGAAGACATTGATTGATAACGTTAAAAGGATGGATGCTTAATTCTGATACTATAGACGTTTATTAGTTAAAATCAATTGAACATCGTAATCGCTTGAGTGAATAGGTGAATTAGGTGCGTCTCTCTCCAAGTGAGAAGTAATGAGGCTAATCTCCCCTTCCCCCTTGTCCTTGTCTTGGCCGCCCTTCTAAAAGACGAAAAAGTAGAAGACCCTACTTAGACCCAATCATGCCTAGTACGAAACACTTTAACATAGGGTAGACATTGACTAATTCTATCTCGCTTGATTTGACTCAAGTACCTATTTAAGATATTCTCCAAGACAGTCATCCTGCTGCTTAATAAGACGGTTAAAGAGGCAATTGTGGATTTATAATTTTCAAGTCAGAACTATAGTGTGAAGTCcgttaatataaaatttgcttATAATGTTACATAGGTGAGAGGATCATCTTCAAGTTACttgaataactttttttttcactatTGGTAAAATTTAAAGAGGGTAGAGTACACATAAATATTACTATTACCATATTGAGATAAAAAGACTCTGAAAATATCCTCGATTATTTATTCAtgacatataataaataaaaaatatacggACAAAAGATATCATCCATCATTTCAATTAATCAAAAGGCACCCCACGTTTTCAGGTAAAGCCTTTCAGCAAATCCGGCATAAACTACATGCAATacttattatttgaaaaaagtgACATCATATTAAAcaactctatatatataaatatatacatatatgatatgatattcaCAAAAATGTTAATGTGAGTTGAATTATTATCGATGGTCGTaatttctctattttaattTCACGAGATCTTTAATTTGAGTTTACGtgaataaaaacatatcatattaaaaataaattaaaaaatagacaCTGCAATATATGAACATGAATGGGCTAGGGTGTGCTCAATCTTTTATTAAGCAATAATTTAGATTTCGTTAGATTTCATTGCGAatacaataaaacaaaaaagaacatttttagtACTAATAGTTGCTAATTACAAATTGAAATCCTTCTTTTTGGCAATAATTATAATGGATCTAAAGTACTACACTGAAATTAATTTACTCGATATGATAATGTTTAGTGACAAAATGATTATTCCAGCTtgtttagataaaataaaattataattaaactaTTCATATCACATGCGCCACTAAGTCATTTCTGCACCTTTTGAAgcttttttccttctttttaattactattattatcaaTATTAAAGATTTAATTAACTAGTAAAGCTTTTATTTGTGACAAAATTCTATTAAGATGTTTAAATTTTGTCTGCCACTAAGACTAAGTCTTATTAACGTGTAACTTTTCTTTGAAAACGATAAGCTCAACTAGAAAACATAGTCCACTAGATATATGATCGATCGCGTACGCATAATTTTTCGCGAATTATATTTCCTGTGATATATCTAATATATTtgcttttgtatttttaattattcatatatatatatatagtaaattttTCTAACGAATTAGTGTCACGTGACATATCATGgatcatttttattcttttgggTGGGGTGGTGAGGGGTTGGGGGCTGGTGGGGTTAGGGCTATGAGATGAAGGCCCAAGTTTAAAGGCCCAAATTGAAGCCTGTTGTTAAAGACTTATTTATGGACATTTTGTAGTATAGCCAAATAGTGTAAGTTAGATAAGTACACAAATAGCCAATTTAAGGATTAGAGTTTTAAGTTATagtcaaatatattaatttttgtatgtttaacttatttaaaatcaaCTTTAGACTTAGGTCAATACAaagatttttctcttttggtAAACTTTAACATGTGAGATTGCAAGATTTAGCTACAATTCTTACTTAATTATCAAGAAATTTTACATGCAATTgtctattatataaaatatatctcCTCACACCATCGATACATagaaatcaactcatttttttttacaatttaatttaaatctaattacctttctcaaaaaaaagCGCACAATTCTTTGGTTAATCATGCAAGGagtcaaaaaattaaattattttcttaaattttaacgAGAGGAAATTGCTCGAATAATAAATATCCTCACTTTCAACTCAAACATTGCGAGTTCGAATCATCAAAAGCGTAAAAGGAACGAGAGTTCCTACGAAGGGTAAAAAACGAATCATGGAAGGAGTCTTTTATCTCTTTGTTGGtcaaactaaagaaaataaagaaagtaatctttttaaataaaataaaaaaccgCGTGgctttcatatcatcatttcatGTGACCACAACTCAACCTAAAAGAACAAACAACCaaaaagatgttttttttttcaatctcaaATTATGtgcattatatttttaatctaatttaaaaaaaaaatgttactgacttatatatttaatatacttcttaatttcaatatttcatatgactatttaaaaaattacgagtttaaaaacattttgataCATAATATTGATAGAATAGTGATCACAAGTTTTTTCTACTCCAATCACGACAGAACCAAATACCTAGTAACactttaacaaaaataacttttagcggcaacAAATAGATACATTAGTAAAGAGTGTTGAAGTCTTTACTgatattagttaagtgtcattagatccAATGTCGCTAAAGTCCTTAGTGACACATACAAAAAGTGCTAATTGctgctaaaaatatatatttaacgaCAATTGCTAAATTAATTGTCGTTAAAactcatttttgatgtagtgtaATTTATTTACAAACATTTGTAATTATATccgaaaataataaataatttatctaaaaaataattatattcagaattcataaatttaaaattcgaGCCCCGAACTATAAAGGAAGAAAAGTCTTATGAAAACCCTAGAACACATGATCATATTTCATATCCAATCATTTCCACTAAACTCTAAAATTCCCACCCCCAAAAAGCTCTCTCTCTTTAGAAGACAAAACACAAACCTCTCAACATGCAACAACAACAAGACTTTCAAGAAAACTTGGAATCTTGCAATTATTTCTCCAAAAATAAATCATCATCAAGTGATAATAATATGATGGGAGAATATTATGGTTTTGATATTGAAGCTATTAAAAACTTTTGTAGCTCTTCCCCATTTTACCCTCAACATAATCATGTGGAATTTCAAGAAACTATAgagagtaataataatagtcCAGAAAGTAGAGCTGAAAATCATAAAGAAgctgaaagaagaagaagagaaaggaTTAATTCTCATCTTCATAGCCTCAGAACCCTACTATCTTGCAATTCTAaggtaaattttatttgttgattttatcCAAGAGAAATTAGTTATGAAATTTATCGTTAAATAATTAACCTATATGTTAACaagattatttgataattatttcatgCTAATAGATTAGATATCAAATAGAATTAACTAACAActagattttttttcaacttattaATTGGACACATAATTATTAAGTTGTGTCCATGGctaatttctatttttcaatGTGTATTTCCTTAATTTGATGGAAGATTAAACGAAGCatgaattctttttatttttttcagcaaaaaaagtaaataagttAATCtaattatttgatatatttcaAGTGATAATTTCCCcgcaacacaaaaaaaaaaaaactccttcTTTTAGCTCCATTTTAcgtatatatagttttttttatggtAAATAAATTAACTTGTTAGTATAATCTTTCATTTGAATAATTTGGTTTTGTTACATTTCAAGTATTATCTAACCTTTTAAGTTTATTCCTGTACAATAGTTTCCTTCGGTTCTaatcatttaatttcatttcgAATAAAGTCAACATTTCAAGAATTGTGGTAATTATGAAGAAGGATAAAATCATgattatatatgttttcttattcttctatttattttttaaaaaattatattccaGATTATTAGTTaccaattaaaaaagaatattcaaACTTGCTTCTAGGTCTAAAgtacataaattatatatattgggAAAGTAGTTTCACTTTTTCCaccaaaaaacaataaaatgacattttttttgttcttactttctttctctttgaatgccttctttttttgttttgccCCGTTAatagttattaaaaaaataattattgatatagtgagtttatcatttatctctattaattatgaaatgtatgaattaaaaaaacttgagtttttcaagaagtgctgcattattcaaaataattaattgaggatATAACAGATGGAAAAAAGTTGTCctttcttaatttgtcaaaatggataAATAGTCATCGGGATAGCTTAGTTGATTTGAAGGGTGGTTATCCACACGGATAACCCAGGATCGATCCCCCCTCAATAGCCTGTCACATAGGCTTGCCTATTGTGGTTTACGGCTGTACACAGTGGGGGATTTACCCAGCACGTACAAAGTCCTCACCCGAAGGGCAGAGGTTGAAACGGCTGGGGCAGATGGAGTACTAACTCAATTTGTTCCCTTTCCATAAATTTATTTGCAATATTAATTCCTTTTACATGGATGTATAGAActtaaactctttttttttcccttgTTTTACAGTTGGATAAAGCTTCATTACTAGCCAAAGTTGTTCAACGTGTAAGGGAACTCAAAGAACAAACTTCACAAATTATGCAAAGTGAAACAAACTTATTATTCCCTTCAGAAACTGATGAAATCACTGTGTTATCATCAAATGATTGTTTAGCTGATGGAAGATTACTCATTAAGGCCTCTCTTTGTTGTGAGGATCGGTTCGATCTCATCCCTGACCTAATTGAAACCCTAAAATCACTTGGATTGAGTCCTATAAGAGCTGAAATGGTCACATTAGGAGGGAGAATTCATAATGTGATCGTATTAGCTGTTGATCATAACAAGGAGagtaataataacaatactGATCATGATGAATCGTCATTATTATTCTTGAGAGATGCTTTGAGGTCTATAGTTCAACGTTCGAGTTATGGTACAGGTGAACGAGGTAAAAGACGAAGAGTATTAGGTCAAGGAACAAGGAAATACtagggtatatatatatatgtataacttCTCCATGCATGCTTTGTAGGTCACCAGTTCGATCTGTGAAATCATTTATGAGATATCAAAAGACCATGAAGTAACTGTAAAGTTATTAAAATCAGTCATTGATAGTACTTTTGTGTGAACGTGACATGTTTTGTGTTTGCTTGTAGTAGTTATGACTAGTTAGGGTTTTGTTCAATGATAAACAATGTAAGTAATTGTTTCACTTAATATATGATTGATGATATGCAAGGAGATAATTAAATCTTTCcatttgttatatatatgtttcattGTTGAAAAGTTTGTTATGTACCTCAAATCATGTGAGAgtttatataattcatttatttcaaTGATTATAATTTGAGCCCATC
Proteins encoded:
- the LOC107032048 gene encoding auxin efflux carrier component 1-like, with product MISLSDLYHVLTAVVPLYVAMILAYGSVKWWKIFSPDQCSGINRFVALFAVPLLSFHFIASNNPYAMNYRFIAADTLQKIIVLFVLAIWSRVSSRGSLEWSITLFSLSTLPNTLVMGIPLLKGMYGDASGSLMVQIVVLQCIIWYTLMLFLFEYRGARMLIAEQFPDTGGSIISFKVDSDIISLDGKEPLETQAEVGDDGKLHVTVRKSTSSRSEIFSRRSHGPNSGLSLTPRPSNLTNAEIYSLQSSRNPTPRGSSFNHTDFYSMVNGKNANMSPRNSNFGNYGHDEESGVAGFGRGNGVYGQGNAGYPAPTNAGIFSPATGPVTKKKANGGTEGGKDLHMFVWSSSASPVSEGGIHVFRGGGDYGNELGVGAHPKDYDEFGREEFTFGNKQNLNGNDREGPVVRSSSTTELRPKIAQEETKATAMPPASVMTRLILIMVWRKLIRNPNTYSSLIGLTWSLVSFKWNVQMPAIIAKSISILSDAGLGMAMFSLGLFMALSPRIIACGKTIAIFSMGVRFLTGPAVMAAASIAVGLRGVLLHIAIVQAALPQGIVPFVFAKEYGVHPDILSTGVIFGMLVALPITLVYYILLGL
- the LOC107001792 gene encoding transcription factor bHLH106, which produces MQQQQDFQENLESCNYFSKNKSSSSDNNMMGEYYGFDIEAIKNFCSSSPFYPQHNHVEFQETIESNNNSPESRAENHKEAERRRRERINSHLHSLRTLLSCNSKLDKASLLAKVVQRVRELKEQTSQIMQSETNLLFPSETDEITVLSSNDCLADGRLLIKASLCCEDRFDLIPDLIETLKSLGLSPIRAEMVTLGGRIHNVIVLAVDHNKESNNNNTDHDESSLLFLRDALRSIVQRSSYGTGERGKRRRVLGQGTRKY